The Punica granatum isolate Tunisia-2019 chromosome 4, ASM765513v2, whole genome shotgun sequence sequence AGAAAAGGCTCGAGAATGAGTACGGGATGAAGTTATTAGGttgataaaataattttcattaataaaaGCAATACTGGTATTTAAAGTTGTAAAACGAGCAAGAGAACATAGTCTAATGGGACGTATTCTCGCCTATGaattaagaaatttcaaatataattcTCACTAATGAGACtatatatttccttttgtttAGATTTAGATTTGTACTTATTTTTTACTTCCTTATACTATGTTCATAAACCTCCCGGcctgtaattgaaaaaatgatgTTTTGAATATGGGTCTAATATTGGAAACTTTTCTTGTATTCTTGTTGTGGGGTCTATTTTCAAGGACACATGAACCCCATCTAATTGAAATTATGGGAGACGTTGCTCTCCAAATTCCGAGAGATCGAGTATTAGAggttatttttcctttcatcaaGTGCGCTTCCCGAACTTAAACTTGTGTTATTCTCCTTACAAAGTTAGACATTTTTATTACTCAACCAATACTTTATTGATAAATGGACGAATGATCAAATCTTAGTAATTTAAGCCGCCCAATCACTACTCACCTCCAAACTCAACACAATCTTTACTCTTCCACAACTTTTGTTGATTCTTCCTCAACTTTCATTATGTCGTTTTCCGAAGTGAAGTTATTTCTTCGTAAGTCCAAAAATCGCTACTTAAAATACTTATACATGTTAGTTACATCTTTGAAAGAGCACATTTCATTTTCCACAAGCGAGGTGATAACACAATAAAGAAACATTTATCACATCTTTGTTATTTGTATTTACTCGAAAGATTATGCCATCAGAGATGTATTTCATCCtctgcttttatatatttgataaagaTTAGCATCTATTCTGCAACATTAGTTGGTCAATACTTTCTCATAAGCCACAACACTACCTAATCAAGAGAGGAAGACAGCTGTAGAAGGGCGGGGGAGATGGAAATGGCAATAGTTAACATAAGctcaaagttactttgattttaattttgattttgattgtggaaaaagacaaatgagatgtaattataaatttaacttgggaaatgtatatttttgttgtgtagtgtgttgagttaaagttaaagttaaaatcgaATTTCTTgcaatccaaacggggcaatTCGATCGAGCTCAACTTAATCAAGAGCAAGGGATTTCATGTCGATCGGCTTTAGTTTGGGCTTTGACCTATAGGAAGCTGTGCCGTAGACCCAATGGCCTGAGTTGGGCCTTTCCTCCATAATTGAGGACCTAACAATTTAATGGCGCATTCTATACAATGTGCTAGCACCATATAACTTGATGTTACTCGCTAGGCAAAGAGTCAATACTATGTAATTTGATGAACAATCAATTgttttgctgctgctgctgatgTTTTCCCTGGGATTATATAAAGGTGCGGGTCAAAATGGCACAATCCTCAATCAAGATATTTCTATACAAAGATCTGCAGAACGAGAGCAGTATGTTCATGCTGTCCGTACCTAAATACCATTGGTATTTCGACGTTCAGATGTAAGATTACTTTCGTCTTAATAATTACGCTGCCATACAACAGACCCTGGTTCAGCAATGTAATACATTGAGGCAGCACCACTGACTATCCTGCGAGGGGGTTGGCGTGTATTGTAACCCGATTAAGCCTGATCTCAGCAAGCGGCCGATCTCCTGGTCCTGTTTGAGTCTgtgagaagatgaagaagttGATGAATCATGATGTTCACTAGACACAATAAGAAAGTAGGGAAGCAGCACAAAGAGCACTATTGGTTCTACATTTGGATCAGAACCATAAAGCGGAGCCTATTTTCAGTCAGTTTAACGGATTAACAGTGACATGATTTTGCTACTTGTGAAGACACCTCAAGCAGTAGCTgcgaaaggaaaggaaatcgCAAGGACTCTACAGAACCAGGACGTTGGACCATATGCAGAGCAGTCCAAAGTGTTTCCACCAATTTAGTCCCAAGTGTTTCCAATAGTTTAAATTTGCCGAGTAACAATGTGCTTGCATGAAGTTATATGCATAATTGGATTCTAAATTGggatatttttctttccagATTGCTGAAACGAATAATACCCAGTACAGCTGACAGCTAGTAGTGCATACCTTCTCCATGAGATCAAGGACCTCAAAGCCATGAATCACTCTTCCAAACACCGTGTACAGTCCATTGAGATGTGGCTGCTTCGCATAGGTTATGAAAAACTGGCTCCCATTGGTGTTGGGCCCACTATTTGCCATCGATAATATTCCCCTTGCATTGTGCTggaccaaaaagaaaattcagtGAACACAAAGGATCCTTGAACATAATATCATTATACTGAAAACTTTATCAGTACTACCATCCAGCTCCATCCAGctcattttattaaattacatGCAATTCAAAGAGCTCAGgtattaataagaaaaaaggcCCCAAGTTGTTGGGCCAGCAAAGCATGACATCTATTGAAGCAGGCACAATCAAGCAACAAGAATAATCCACCGAAATATAATGGTAGCTTTTGCCTAGCTAATAAGAACGTGGGAAAGTCGTTTAGAAGAACATAGTGCATTGAAGCATAGCATCCCAAAGACTGAATATTACTGCAAGCATAGGCGTCATATCGTACAAAATTGAAGCCCCTGCTCATGGTCCCACAACAAGGTCCTATTTTTCTCCCCCATCCCATTTAAAAACGTAGAAAAAAACCTATTAAATAAGAGAACATCCTGAATGAGGTGAAGGGGCACAGAGCAAACTATAGAGGCTTTCAGGAAGCAGGATGACTATGAGGAGGCAATGGTGAAGTAAATCTGGCCTAACAATGCTTCCAGTCTCGAGTAAATACCACATACCTTAAGAGACTCTCTTATCTCATCATTGAATTTCTTGCCCCAAATACTCGTTCCCCCTTTTCCCGTTCCTGTTGGGTCTCCACCTTGAATCATAAAACCTTTTATATTCCGGTGGAATACGGTTCCATCATAATAACCACTTGCACATAGGGCCAAAAAGTTCTGCATCCAAACAAAGCAAGCAATCCAACTTTATCTTATTACTCAATGAGTTGAAAAGCTTTCAAATTCAGCCTCACTTAATATTTTCCAACACAATATGAGCATTCTACAAACACAACCATAGATTTTTATGCACCGGCACAGTCGCCGCAATCTCAAAGTAACAGAAATATCAGCAAAATTGTCTTCATAATGCCGAATACTCGCAAAACGCTTACGAAACACTTCGTGGAAGAACTCACTGCAGTATACAATTTTCTTAATCGCAACAATTTGATACTGAACCTCAACTCTCCCAAACTCTAGATCTTCCGGTAGATGCAAAGGCCGACAATCAAAGGCAAAACTAACCCGCCAAACTCAAAACTAACGAGAGCGAAAGCATCAAATGGAGGTATAAGGGGACAATAAGAGCTCCTCCACCAGTTAAAGGCTTCAAAGGACATTTACTTATATCAGCCATAGCATAATTGTCGGAATACATGAATAGGACTATCGGGATACTTGCCTCGGCAGTTTTGGGGGCCTCGTCGCAGGCGATCTCGCACTTGATGTCGCCCAGATTGGTGTGAAGGGTGACCGACTGCGGAAAGAAGAAAGCAAATAATTGAGCGAAATGGAGAAAGAGGCGGAGTAAGAGAGAGGAAACAAGAGGTGGTAAGAGAAGCTTCTCGAAAACTTGCCATGTCCGTCGCGCCTGTGATGGGTCGCacccagagagagagagagagaccgaGCTACCGCTGCTTCTTACTGAAGAGGTCCAGAAGCTTCCGTTGAAATGAGGGGAGCAGAAATATTTATAGCAGAGCTGAGGAAACTTCACAGAAGAGAACTGGAAGGGAGAGCTGAGACTCTCTGGAAGCaaagaaggagatgaggaAGAAAGGGAcgagagagaagaagacagCTCCGGAAGCCGGTGGGGGAGACGGAAATGTCGGCGTTTAGGAGTAAGGGTAGGTATGACTTATACCGTCGGATCAAGGTGCAGGGGTCAACTTAATCAAGGGACGGGATTTCGTGTAGATGGCTAAGAATTTGGGCTTTGACATATAGGAAGTTGGGCTAAAGACCCACAACACAATCTTTTGAAGAAGTGGATCCTACATAACCAAGTCTGCGGGTCAGTCCGGGTTTTGAAAAGTAGTcaaatttttcacattttattaattattaatttagtatgattttttttcttaatttaaaaatgaacaAATTACTAATTTGATATTAATGTTAGCACAgcgtcattttttttttgatgggGTTTCAACGGCGGCCGCAACCCCACAATCGGGGTCGCCTATGACGACAAAAGTCGTTAACGATCCCGATGGGGGATGGTGACCGCCGATGAGGCTCCTACCGTTGACCTCCCTCTTCCTTCCTTTCTCAAATTTACTttgttttttcaaattatggGCGAGCCCCACCAGAGGCTGCCGCCACCACTCTTGCAGGGTCGCTGGCTATCCTGAGCGAAAGGTGATGACCAGCAATTCTCATttaaattaatggaaaaatCGATGCATGCTAttatcaaattgatagtttatgcatttttaagtcaagaaaaaaaagttcgtgttaaaattgataaaaatgtgaaaagtttgagttttttaagGCAACTAGTATATATGCACGCACGTTGCGGTTGAAAATCATCTTtgttcaaattttcatttcattttgctcttaaaatttaaatttaaggCTTATGTATGcgttatatatagatgtttTACAATATATAGATACGGATAAGAAGTTCGGGTACATAATACAAGatcagaaaattgaaaattcaagagTATATATAGGGACATGTTAATTAATCCAAACCTATTACTGGTAGTAGTATACCTTGAGATTTTCCTTGTTCCTGAAGTCAATGATCTAGTGATATGAAATTCATTGACAGAACTTGCACAATCTAGTGGTGTGAATGGTACATTTCGTATATACGCATAGTTGATTCATTTTATTACATTtctcaaataatttatataagtaattttttaaagttgatattgataatatataaatgatgatTCTTGGTTAAGTGATATTAATTAGAATCGGAAAAGTaacataattttcaaatttgatatttattgcatctctcaaataatttattcaacTAATTGGCCCGAGAGTCGAGACTAAAGCAACCGaacaagaaaaatgaaattttctaacAAACTAAATCCATGGGCAAACTTAAGCCCTGTTTGGATTCGAAGTTAAAATCatcatgattttaactttaactttaactctacactacataacaaaatacacatttaaaaagtcaaactggtgggtcTCATATCCTATTCAAACACACAATCTCATTATACACAATTATCTAATAcatccatttattttatttaaagtcAAGCATATGTTTTTGACAATGCATAAAGCACAATAATCATTagatttttccaattttcttgtgtatattatgaataaatattggattaaatacttaaaaagGGACATACCataaaattttttctaaatcttgcacgtattttaaaaaatttatgtaaaatCACAACATTTCAAAATTGTCCCAAATCTACCCTACCATTATAATCCGTCAAGAAACCGCCACTAATTGCTGATGCAATCGTTAAATTTTGTCAAGTTAGCTAGCATTTTCCACGACAATTTCAAAATGGCCCAAATCTTTTTCATCTTTTGAAATTTGCGCAGCCCAtccaccctctctctctctctccccctctgtAATCTCTGCTGACGGGGCTTAGATATATCATTGACGATTgataaaaagaacaaaaaattcattgaaataaatattgctacatttttttatcataaacaaacaataagaattatatataattataagtataaatataataaataaactcTATAAAAAGGCGAATAAAGTTTCTATGACACTTAATTTATCCTGGTCTTCAATAAGCTGTTCTTCTAGCTCTCGGATGAACTTTctagtaattaaattaacaaGAGcataaaggagaaaaaaaaatctgagcGACAGACACtggacaaataaaaaaaagtgtacATTTATAGGGGTGAGGTGGAATCATCCATGGTCTTAATCACACTTATCTTCATGTCTTAAGCAAAGGAAAGGTGAATActcttgcaaaaacacttcgAAGATACacagggggggaaaaaaagaagaagaaggcaaCAACCAATGGGAAGGACGGTGATGAAGGCACTTTGAAAGATTAACTGAAGCTTATTGCCTTGGTATCATACAATGATAGCTCCCCCTAAGGTATATATCATAATCAAAGCTCTGCAAGATTAAAACTTGGCGTCAAATTCTTCCAAAATAATCAAGAAGGAACACATACATGTAGAGTgcaatggccattttcaggaAAGAGTAGAAATATGggcttttatttttatttttattttatttttggttggTGAATAGAAATATGGTATTCTGCATTTACCCCCACGGAGTCATGTGTTTTAATCTTTAAATATACTATCGACCTAATAATATATTGCTGATATAAATGCAAAGTTAAATCAAGAGTTATGACCTACTCATTATATTTTCCAATGGTCCCACAAGACATTAATCTCTAGAAAAATTTCTTCTGGCCTAATTGATATATAGCGAACAATTTTGATTCTCAGTATAAAAATGTTACATTGATCAATAGAATAACAAAACAAGTCTTATTCTCACCAAGTGAGCTAAACGTAACttaaaactaaaatatatGAAGAAAAGTGTTCGAGCTAATTCAGAATTAAAACTGCAATGTGAGCATTAGTTAAGCCATACACCAATTTGAGATTTCAACATAGATAACATTTGCAGTTATTTGACTGAAAGATTATGGTTGATTGATATGGAAATTCAATTCTTAAGTAAGCTGATTATAATTACCCCGAGCGAAAAATGTTACCAAGCAACACCCGAGACATGCAATTCCAACACAAACCAATTATAGCCCTTCGTTCTCGTTTCAGCTGTGCCCGAAAGTGTAATGGCTAACCCATTCAACACACAAGAAAATGGATTTTACATACCTGTCAGAGTACTCGTGAAAATACTTTGATTCAAGAGATTTATCTTATTGCTTTATGTAACAGAAGGTTTAACTTCTTCTAGGTCATCTTGAAATGCCTATCACGAAGGGCAGCAATCATCTAATGATAACTCCTCTTCGTGTTAGAATAGTTGAACTTCCATTCAGAATAAATGAATTGGCCCCAGTTCGTTCCGCCATCCCACCCAATGAATTATTAGGATTCATTTTTCAATAGAATCTTTTATATTCATAAGTTCCGTCATTCCCATCGCttctcaattaatttttaagaaaattttctcaactttaAGACCATGCCAAAACGCAGACAAAATAAGTACCGAATAACATAGCTATGGCTTTCTTGTTAATTGGACCAGTAGACTATCCATTCACATATCTTTAGCAGCTTCAAGAACCTCCATTATCATTATATTGACGACCTACAATAGTTGATAGAAGTTATTTCAAGGAATCAAGGAGAAGCTAAtgcattcaaaaaaaaaaaaggaaaatttattgCAACAAAAGTTAAGCCATGGTATTACCAAGTATTGCAACAAAAGTACTGCTGCTTGGGGAAGTGAAAGTGGCTAACTGTGTTGATTGAAGCATCTTAGCCTGTCTCCATCTTAGGGCCTGATCACTGGGCAATGGAAGTAAGTCGGTGGTTAGGGCACATCGTGAGGCTCACGGGACAAGTCGGGCATGTTGTCGTTTGGTGGAGTAAAAGGACCATGATGGCAGAGTAGTCTAATTGCCATAGCAGAAACCAAAAGGCGAAAAATACATAAGAGGCGAGCATGATATGCAAAATCAAGAAGAAAGGAGGAAACTACCAATGGAAGAACAAAGCAGGGCATTGACATCGGGCAAAAATCAAGATAGGCGAAAGGAAGAGACAGCAAAGGGAAGCGTTATCCGGGAGATTGAAGGGACTAATTCCACTCGGAAGGGGCAGTTGGCGTTGGGGAAGAAGATGCTGATAAGGTTGGCGAAGGAGGGCGAGAAAGTGTTAACTCAACAGCATCAGTTATGTcccgtttgttttcaaggttaaaatcacaaaaattttaagtttaactttaactcaatccattacacaacaaaaatacacattttccaaatcaaaaattttaactttaactttaactcaacacactacacaacatttgttatttttcacaattaaaatcaaaattactttaattttaaaactaaacGCACTATTAGTGTCCGAGAGGCACAGGGGTATCAATTAGGGTCTTGAAGGAAGGCACGAGTCTAAATGGGCGCAAGTTCTAAACGAACACAAGGAAATAATAGGTGAAGCTGCTAATAATCGAAGGATATTAACAACTATTAGTTACAAGGATATTTAGAAATTATCTTCTacgatttttatttctttatcaATATTGAAGTAAATTGTGATGTAAATTTAATCTTAAAATGAAGTTGTAATGCAATTGCGTTGCTTTTTAACTGATTTTGGGGGGAGAAGTTGACTTATATATCTCTCATGTGGGAGCAGCAGGACGTGGCGGTCGGAAGAATCAGTTCGACCATCATTGGTAATGCCCGAGAGGAGTGGCGCATTCAAAATGGAAGGAAGGGCATAGACGGAATGTAGGAATATTGTGGAGAGTAATTTGGGGGTAAAAATGTGAAGGAGGAGGAATTTAGTATAGATTAACCCTTTGAGAAATATGTTGGGATTGATACGTGTCCTAAAGGTATTATGTCATCGATTCTATATTATGACATTAATATACCATGAGGCATTGTTGTTATCGAGTGGTTAGACTATCATTTTAAACGATAACATCCTTGTAATAATAGGTTCGATAGACATCAAGTATGATTgaattgtgagatcctatcaATGATTAGCACTATATCCAAACGCCCCCTGGTCGAAGTATTATCGTTGAGAAGGACGACGGTAACGCAGCAAGACCAGTGTGGTgatgattgatgaccaagtctcatggGTCATGGATTTAGAGATATCAAGTCACACCACAGGTATGCATTAAAGGTAATATATACTAGACTGAGCCGCCATACTCTC is a genomic window containing:
- the LOC116202242 gene encoding peptidyl-prolyl cis-trans isomerase CYP18-1 yields the protein MSVTLHTNLGDIKCEIACDEAPKTAENFLALCASGYYDGTVFHRNIKGFMIQGGDPTGTGKGGTSIWGKKFNDEIRESLKHNARGILSMANSGPNTNGSQFFITYAKQPHLNGLYTVFGRVIHGFEVLDLMEKTQTGPGDRPLAEIRLNRVTIHANPLAG